AAAGCTACAGGCTTGGAAATTAAAAGATATTATTTCAGCACAGCATTTATGGAGAATAGTCTCTTCTTCATCGGCGGCCGCAGCATGGATGGTATAAGCAAGGCTGTGCTCGGCTACAATTtgctaacaaaaaaatttacagaaatGCCGTCATTGCAAGATAAGCGTACTAGCACTAGTGTTGCAGTAGTGAATAATGCTATATATGTTTTTGGTGGTAAGGCTGGCAATGACTCGCTGATTAGTGTGGAATGGTAAGACGTCTGGTAAACAGTAGATATTAGTGCTATTCtaatatcatattatatttatgtaatattatatattacagttACAGTACGTCAATTGGGCGTTGGGAGTATAGATCTGCCATTCCTACACGTCGGGCTTCAGCCGGCGTTGCCATCTTGAATGATGACATATACTTAATAGGTGGTAAGGATTTGCGCGCCTTAAACAAAGTAGACCGTTATAATGTTGCCACTAATAGCTGGCATTATTGTAACCCAATGACTGAAGCACGAGAAAGTCCAGCTGTAAGTACAAATTTGGCTAAAGATTGATAATTTGGCCGATTGCcgattatattttgtaaattgagACATAATTAATACGATAATTAGTTGTTAATGTTTAGGTATAAGCATTAAGTTGTACCACTATTTGTACACCAAATGAACATAATTGTTttacatgaaaaatatttttcgatccagtattaatttttaagcaaCTTTACCAAATcacaatacaatatatttccATCTCAGGTGGTTGCGCATCAAGGTTATATTTACGCAATGAGTGGAGGTTTTAGTGACTTGAAAACCGTCGAACGTTACGATCCAAAGCAAGACAAATGGACTAAGGTTGGGTCGTATacgatattttttgattttttttttgaaacattaaatatttttattacagatAGCTTCGTTGAATGTCGCGCGTAGATACATCTGCGCCGCCTCGATAGGTAATCAATTGTGGGCATTTGGTGGCGTGATCGGTCCTGCACAGTGGGACGATACTGTCGAGGTTTACAATGTGACCAGCGATAAATGGCtggtaaagaaaaaattaccGGTTACTGGAAAGTTTGATTGTGTAGCAATGCCTACAAGCTTGGCCGATAATCTTAAATGAGATTTTCGAAAATCTATAATAGCTTGTCATATATTTAACCAcaagcaaataaatgaaataaatttcattaactaTAAACAAACTGTTTGGTTCGATCTTAATTTATTGAAGTTTGAAGAGCATCATATGAGCTCCAAAAGATATATAAGTTTGTTGTTTGGCCTATGTGTTGCTTTACaagaataaatttataaaatgacgAATCTCAGAATTTCCAACAACTCTGTTAAACTCTATTTCTAAAGGAGAAGGAGTTAAGAAATTATTATGGGTGTCAAAGTGACGTAGAAGCTGACCCGTTAGGGGGAacgaaaatgcataaaaataaaatttggaaacTTTTTGGGAAAGTCGTAGCTATAATCAGTATATAAATCTACGGTGTTGGTTTATATTTAGCGAGGTCTACATCAATTTCTAATAACTATACAAGTGAAGCAAGCTTTCTGCCTTACCATTCCAAGGCCTATCGATAGCTTGATTCACTACTGCAAACGCTTTAGTAAGTTTATATACTCTCCACTTGGTCAAAAAAGGATGCATATGGTTTAGAATATCTAGACCTGGTTGATATCGATGATTAGTAACGagatttttagttatatttacatGGACTAGCTAGAAAACCTGGTATCGAAACATTAGAAACCTTACTAGGAGCAAATATTAAATGTTGGTCCAAATTATTGGAAGTGTTGCTTAAGTCCTTATAGAGCTTGTAAAAAAGCTTGcgttataattataaataccgCCGAGATCTTTTAACGTAGCAAATTCACGCCGAGTCGACTGAACTAATAATATTTTCCTTATGAAAcactctttttatttaatttacaattgaCGAGCATTCGAATGCTCAGTCTTCTATTTAAACAATATACACATTTAAAAATACGAGTTAATTGTTCTATAATAATTAGTGAATGCGCTCCATTTGCAACAAGTGTGACCATtgtataaaaagtttcaaaattaaccacaacatttactaaaaatttggcGGCACTGCTATGAAAACCAAGGTCAAACTACCAATTTTAGATCACTAAAAGCAAACGATTGCGGCTTTCAGTGCTTTTCTTAAGCTTTACTCAACTCgtttctttctctctctctctccctctctctctctctctcttcgtCTTATTCGTGATGATAGTGTTCGTAGTGTTCCAGATGTGGTTCATGATGTTCGATTTCGTGATGTCCGTGCTCGTGGATATGTGACTCGCTCTCTTCTTCCAAAACCAAACCGTAATTGTGGCTGTGCTCAGTTTTGggatgtaaaatttttaatttctgctTAGTACCGCCAATTTCGATGGGATTCTTGAGCAAGTGTTTGTCCTTGATATAGACCGGTACCGGATGGAAATGATGGAATTTGACACTTTGATGTGAAGTGGCATGTTTGTGTTCCACTTCATGATGGTGCTCCGATTCCTCAGGTTCCTTGTGATGCTCGTACTCGTGATGCTCGAAGTCGTGTATTTTCAAAGCTGTTGCCAAGGTTAGCAAACAAGCAAAAGAAAGTAACTGTAAGGAAATTTTATCATGAGAATTTAAGTGGCAAGTAGAAGGGGAATGAGTATGTGagctttttattaataataaaaatcccaaatatataaatgtcgtaataaaaatattttaataaagtggTGAAATTGCTGGcgtgaattttttttagaaaaagcattcataattaaaaataataatttctaaagcattttcaaataataaaatatttacattgtttataataattatttttttctaaactattttttttagacttataataaaaattcatgtagctaaatatttacattattcaatttaattattatgattattattatattattgtatttaaaatttttttaaagtaatttttcctttcaaaatttatattaaaaattgctaTATTtgacaaacaaataataatagcaaatattgaatatttattgtaggttttcaaattaaaagaattacaaaaaaactaataagtcaaagaataaaatatttacattactgATTTCAGTTATTAttggtattattatttattatttttataattttttatcgatttaataaaaaattttataagaaataatttacattattgaatttcattattattttttttactaatagtttttaagatttatattaaaaattctcatatttgtgtttgtttgtatgtatgtttatcatgtttttgtgtgttatcgaatcaaaaaaatagtttttaaaggcattttcagaaattaaaatatttattaaataaaaatattattattattatttatatttttctttattaattttttttttagatttattgaatttagttattattctttatatttttaaattgtttcttaattatttatttaaaattttgattactatttttcaaaatttgtcatAAAAATCCATATACttgggaaaaaaaaacaatagaatatattcaaaacattttttttgtaatttcgaattaaaaaaacattttccaataataaaatatttacataatatattttaatcactaTTATTTCTATATCTTTTATCTGAAATTCATATTCATAGCAAAACTTAATATAAGCACatgttgttaatatatttttttacgttttcgaattaaaaaattgaattccaaagcattatcaaaaaaaaatttttttcattacttattttattcattaatattttttattttttcgtttttgtcaagatttattaaaaaactttaataaactaaacaaaatatttactttattgattttaatcaattatattatgattcttcttttataaattctgtttttgaattattgaaaataaaataattgtgtgACTTAAGTTTTTAAGTATatgttttattgcttttttttcaaataattttcactTCAATTCTTACGATAAATTTCAGCATTTTGCAGAACACTTCTCGAAATTAACAGCTAACAGCAGCCACGTGAGCGCACACCCACACAAATGCACGGTATTAAGCGAACGTCCGTCAAGgacttttgtttacatatattttattttttttctatttgccTGCACTTTGCTTGTTTACACACACACTTTCGTCGCAACACTCGAACTCGAAGAGACGTTGTTAACCGTGGCAGCTTAGCGTACTGAATGTGGCCAATGTGCGCTTACCAGATACGATTTATACCATTTGGCATGCGCCGCTGAGCCACagctaaacaacaaaaacaacaacaacatttcaaaatttaaaggaaaatcgTGCGCGTACTGGCGAACTGGTGAAGCGATCGGCACCCGGTTTTGTATTTAACGGTGGCGTTAACAACAAATAACAGGctggaaaaaaatgtaaaagagtAGTAtcagcaacaaaataaaaacaacaaattgaaTATGAACAACAATAGCAGTATGCGGGGTTAGCGTAAAGCTAACGAACTCGCTGCATTCAATTTTCCCAGCCAATTTCCTTTtctattatttagttttaaacgcTTAAGCGCTTATGTTGTTGTTAAACAGTTATTTATGACAGCTACTTTCTTAAGCTTTTCACTAGTTAATATCCAACAAGTCGCAATTGGTAAATTACAAACTAAATTCGTTTAAataatcttttaaaatatttccaagCTCCTCAAAGTACTCCTTTTTTTTGCAACACGTGCAAGAAATCGCAACGCTTAAACAACGCGAGCAGCTTCGTTACACGGTTAGTTAAAAACGGGGGCGGAGAAGAGCATACCGTTATTGCATTTAATGTCAAATGGCTCGGCAAAGTATTCATTTTATAGCATATCatcgaaaaaaaatcacaagaacaacaaaaaaaaccgttaaacaaaaaaattatctataaaAGAGTAAGCAGGGTTCTTATAGAAAAAAAACTGTCAAGGGTACCAAaaccattgaaaaaaaaaaccaaaaaaaaagccACTTGCTCGAAAGGAATGACGTTACAGAAGAAAAAACTGGAAAACATGTCAACGAAAGTAAGTAAGGCTGAAAAAAAATCACGTTTACTCTCTGCAGGCGCTTACGAAACACTGTAGATCAAGGGAGCTAGAGGAGaggggagagagagagaggaatattaagaaaaaattaccGTATGATGGCCAAATAGGCTGATTTAACTGTATGCAATAGAAAAATATACCCCAAAAGCACAAAAGCTCTACTTCATTATAAAGCAGAgaggaataataataaatgtaaaaagattcccaaagcaaataaaatcaaatgaaatataaCAGATCGGAGAAAACTCTAAATAACCTATCCTTGCTAAAAAGCTTTAAAGCTCACTCGCGGTAATAAAATCACAAAGTAACTAGGATATAATTAAACCAAATAAATCCCATACTATCTTGGAGATATATAAAAGCTTCACCAAAAAACGGATTAAAGTGATAcaaccaataaaaaaataaaaaatttaacctcATACGTTGACTGATGGAGCTAAAAAGCTTTAATCATCACAAATCTCAAAGCGTCAGAAacgaattaataaaataattataaaaaaatataaataaaagtgactAGTTGAGCTTTAGTGCTTTTAATTGGTGGCGTAAGACCACTCAGAAggaatgaaaaaattaagtttaaatgcTTAACTCTTCATACAACACTACGCGCTAATTAAGAGCAACCTCAAAAGCATCAAAATGGAAAGCTGTAAGAAAAAGCTCAGCCGTTTGGCAGCGTTTATTGGTGAAGCTTTctgtattgtaaatattatataggtgtgtattatgaaaacaaaaatgtaaaaggGTATTTCGCCACCGGCATCATCGGAATCTGAAGCTCTCAAATGTAATGCCTCTTAAAACTCTAAATTTTACCGTAAATGTTACGCATACGCACCGTACCAGCCCAACAATGACAGCAATAATAATGACCAAAAACAGCAGTGaccatttgaaaaatgttgataATGAAACAATACAAAAACTTTATGAGCTATGACAGGTGGTAATGACAATTTAATGAACAGTTATCAGAAAACCTCAACAGATTActgagaaaaacataaaaaatgcaagATGAAGCGAACTTGATGAGAAGCAAATGAAAATAGAAACTAAAAATCAAGAAATTCAAGTTTAATTAtcacaactaaatatttttgcaattaaatataTGCGCATGCGTCGTTAACTGACACGCACCACAAGTGCAAGGTAACAAATTGTGCGCATGCGTGGTCTacgcaatatatataatactatgtgtgcatatattcgGTCATTGGAATTTGTCAACTGGTCCATGGATGTATGGACACAttacaaagtaaataaaaaatttcatagatttttaatatagacatttacatattttatgcaCTATATACCTAAGATTTACATAGATTGCTACCGTTATATAACGGCGTGGCTCACTTTCTACTTTTCCCAACAGTTTTTAATAATCCAACCAATTTTCCAGTCTCAGTCTAGTATTATAGAATTCTAAATTACATATCAATTTGCATACGTACGTTTATCCATGATGTTATTAAAtcttacataatatttttgcgACGCGGCATTAGCACTCATTTAACGGTACAAGTGTTGCTGCCAATTAAGTGTCGTTTGAGAGTAAAAAGTGTGTATTTTTTAGTGTAAATTcgatcttaaaaaaatattcatatttaaaaaaatttaatttttttaatttttttgaggaaaaaatttctgggtttttaatttttttttaaattattttcaattttgaattttttttaaaatttcaaattcattacttttgtaaatttgtcgtttaagaaaaaaatatttttttaactagttttttaggaaaataaaaaaaattaaaatttagaaaatgtaaaataaatattttttctgacatttttctaaaaaaaaacaaaaaaaattttttttttgaacaaatagtttttactcttaaaaaagtttttacttttaacatggatattttttcataatttttttttacaaatttataatttttgtaaatgtcTCGTTAAATTGCCATGAAGGTGCATCAAATCGCATataaaaaaccattaaaaagcttaaatacatttacaagattttttaattttaagttcatTTATAAAGACATAAATGTACAATAAGTATGTAcgaaaattttagttaataatttttttcaaaaaattaaaactttaagaactcttatttatttataaatttttttttaaatgcttacGCTTCGTTTGCGTTAAATTTAAAAtgagcaaaaataacaaaaaaatttattatttatattttattatttctttatcttttttttctttttgatttttggtattatttattgaaatttttttaatatttacattcaccaatttttaatataattttttgacaatttaaaaaaagtaagcaaCTCCGCAATAAATTAACAATGCGCCAATTAAACTAGCTTGGTTTAACTTTAATTATCATTTGTATAGCTTTCCTGCTCTTTAACTCAACAACGCTGTAAAAGCGCGCCGTTACCATTCATCTATTGGCAGTGGTCCAGATTTGCACACTATCTTTATATGTGTTTTATTATCTTGTCATTATAATTTTCCAACCAACCAACTTGCTTTGACACATTCTCCATTCACTTGTTGACGcaaaatacatttgtacatattatGCATCTATGTTTTCGTACTACTTGCGCAACTGTCAAAAATTGCACATTGTTGCTCTTAATAACCCTTCATAAAAAATGGAGCGCTCCACAATATATGGGCCTTATTTGTGGGTATCACTTAGTGCAGATTTATGTCCATTCATGTCGAAATGTTCAAAAGTAAAGTAATCTAAAGCTTACACCACGTTCACACCATacgattttgtaaaatatataagtttttataaaaaaagaaaaaaaaccgaagtttttacaaaagtagtgcaacaaaataaatcagcaaaacttttcaaaaacaatattgatttttttaatttcaggaaattttttcaaattcgatTGAGTGGTATAATGTCAAAATGCTAATACTCTCAAATAACTGATGCTATCATGACGACTTATAAAGCATGTAGGTGCTAAAGCCATGGGGAGACATACATAGTTCAAATGCAAGAATTATACAATGACAACCGTTTCAGTGACGTCACTTTAGCAAAAGCATACAAATTGCTTACACTATTTATTGGTAGTATGGCCTGTATAtactttattaatatatttacaccctgaacaatatatattaagtttgacaaaaagtttgtaacacccagaaggaaacgtgggAGACCCTGGGAAGTACCATATACTTACACATAGGTATAAATATTCGGTGTGACGAGTTTagtcgacttagccatgtccgtttgtacGCCCATCTGTCTTGCagtcagtttttgaggtatggTACCGAAATCTTCTCTCCAATATGTCTCACATTTATCAGAACAGCTGATGTCGAACCGatataacatatagttgccatacaaattgaccgttcaaaatcaagtcttcgtaaagcatatagttgtcatacaaattaACCGTTCAAAAAGAAActcttttatggaaaactttttcatttgataagtTATctgcatgaaatttggcatagattattgtgcAAGGCAGCGCTAAAAACTGTAAAGAGtgctatagcttcggtgcagtcgaaattaatgtattgttttgtttattttgcaaGCTGTTTGTTTTTGACTTCATTTACATTGAAGCAAACTTCCGCATGTGCTGTTATGTTGTCGATAAGTTTGCATCTGTCAAGCGGCCAATTTAAATTGACATAtttgttttttcgatttttgcaatttattttcatgcgcgaaaacatcaatttttacttcattttattttttctatttatgcaAAGACAAAATTGCTATTGCTCTAAATTGTTGCGCATAGCTGCATATGTGCTGCCACTGCTTGTGCTAGAGATTTATGCGTGCATAGCAATTTATAGGAAAGTAAGCATCTGACAGAAAGAAGTGAGGCATTTAACAGCGTTGTTATGAGATCACTTAGAAAGATAGCAAAGCTTACAAGCATGCCGCCAGAGCCTTTGCTGAACTGTTTTAGCTGAAATAATAGGCTTTGAAAGCTGGCTAACTTGCATGTAGTTGGTGGAAGAGAAGTAGAAAGGACGCGCACAGTAAAGTTTAGGTGCGCTaaagggaattaaaaaaaatgtttaacaaacTACAAAAATGCTGGTTCCTCTACACATATTTGAAGGCGAATCAGCGCGTTTTCCACTATTTTCGGTTGAGAAAAAACTTtgatagcttttattttatgacTTTACAccgaattttgtaaaaaaaatacactacataaaaaattttacgaaatttcCATAAAAACACACACCATACTTCTTTTTTTGTAGTCAGCAGCTCCGAGTGGCAAGACGTACACAATAAACCAATCAGCTGGAAAATGCAtgttcatatgtacatttatgggTCTGCCATTTGTTTTACGTTTTTGACGGCGGAAAAAATGTTTCCCACTCAAAGGCATAAGTGAGtgcaaatttttaagttttaacgTCACATTTCACCATTTCACAACGGACAACCAACAAACCGGCAGTCAGCTGTCAGTGGCGAGTAGTCAACAACCATCCTTTTGTTCAAGTTTCATAACTCAGTTATagtaattaaaatgtttgcatGTTATGCCCACAATTATTCAAGCGATTTGGCTACGTAATAGGTAAATTGGGCAGCGGTTAAATGaatgttttagtttttgttatattttattttaatgaccaattaaaaaaataagttcgCGCCTATACTAAATATGagaaactatatacatacaaacaatcaGGATAAAATTGAGTTTATATTGTACTTGTCTATGTGAAAACTTGTCATTATGTTTATTCATACTTTCTAAAAATTGGTACGGCTCTATATATGTCAAAATTTGTAAGCTGATTaagtttttgaatttcaaatttttaatttttttatttatatttttgtttgtattttttttttaaataaaaaaatatgtttgttacTTTTGAACATATCACAATTATTTCAAGCTTTTGATTTATAttccttattttttattattattattttttttgattgtttacaaaaaaacatttttgttacgATTGAGCAaatcacaaacattttttttgcttgcCATAACAATTTCGCACAAAGAAATTCCAATAGGCCATCGCGTGAGTTCATAtaccatataagtatatattttacgcTATCACACTCGATTTACTTTAGCCAGTGGgataatacaataatttaaaataatagcgcaaatatttacgaatTAGCAAAAAACGCAATATGTAAAGACATTTTcctatatacaaaaacaatatacacaGCAGCTATTGCGCCATGCACTAACCATTGTAATGTGTGTAATCAACATAAAAATGCCGAATATGCACAGCTGTAGAATAGACACTGTATTCTCTCATTTCAATTGATACGTAAAATTGAACACAGCGACTTAAATTAGGTTTAATACTATAAAACTTTTTAgctgttaaattaaatttaaattagttttacaGAGATTGCCAAATCTATCGAGTTCCCGATAAAAAGAATGCGCTTAGACAGTTTTATTTATTGCGaaacataaatataacataAGTAGTTACATTACGTGCATACGTAACTAGCAAATAAGAGATCTACATTTGCTATCAAAATATACCAGCTTCAacttttaaaatacaattttgcaataaaatcaatCGGGAAATCAAATATGGCACATATTTGCGCAGACACTGGGGTTATACGTACGATTAAACGAATCAcctgcatatataaatatatgatgcgtatgtacatattagtatgtatttgtattgatGAGCTGATTGTTTGAGCAGGCACGTACAGCTACCATTGCTGGGTAGGAAGTATTGATACCGTATGGATTTAATTGTATGTAGGCTCATGTATCGcatgttttttgcatttttgtttaaatttgataTGAAATTCAAATTCAGGTCAGTGgcataatgaaaatgaaaagcgCGATTTTTCATGCATAAACTTCCGctataaatcataaaaataccAATACGAGTGATTTTTTAGTTGTAGAAAACGATATGAAAAATTAgcctataacaaaaaaaaacttgtagaaataatatatattttttattaatattatttttattttattttttttttaatgcattgtaataaaaattatatgtaaatttattaatgaattacaatatttcttttaattgttattattattatattatttttattataaaaaaaatgcatacgtttcaattcaattaatcaTACGTATTTAAACGTAACGCCGGCAAATATGTAAAAGAAGATCCGCAACAGCTTTCGTATGCTGTTtcctgtttaaaaatatattgataattGTTTTAGTTTCGCTTTTTATGAATTCTGGTAACATTGctaaatttgtttgcaaataattaaatatgcacTAGCGAATAATGTACAAACTTTCGTGTTGTTTATGGGcggtcaaattaaaaaattcgataattttaaataaaatgtttgctaATGCGTAAGTG
The sequence above is drawn from the Bactrocera oleae isolate idBacOlea1 chromosome 5, idBacOlea1, whole genome shotgun sequence genome and encodes:
- the LOC106615076 gene encoding uncharacterized protein: MLKFILLSFACLLTLATALKIHDFEHHEYEHHKEPEESEHHHEVEHKHATSHQSVKFHHFHPVPVYIKDKHLLKNPIEIGGTKQKLKILHPKTEHSHNYGLVLEEESESHIHEHGHHEIEHHEPHLEHYEHYHHE